A stretch of DNA from Cannabis sativa cultivar Pink pepper isolate KNU-18-1 chromosome X, ASM2916894v1, whole genome shotgun sequence:
CCCTCTTCGATACTTCTTGGGTTTTGAAATTGCTAGAAGTAAAGATGGACTCTTTCTCTCACAACGAAAGTACACCATTCAACTACTTGAAGATACGGGTTATGTCGGCTGCAAACCCGCCAAAACTGCTATGGACCCTCGCACCAAACTTGATGATCAGCAAGGAGATCTTTTGACCAATCCATCTGCCTATCGACAAATCATTGGCAAGCTTCTCTATTTGACACTATCCAGACCCGACATCACTTTTGCCGTCAATTGTCTCAGCCAGTTCATGTCAAACCCCCGAAGTCCTCACTTACAGGCTCTCAATCACCTGCTACGTTACCTTAAAGGCAATCTGGGGCAAGGTCTCTTATACTCTCCCACTTCCTCTCTACACCTCAGAGGCTTTTCAGATTCAGATTGGGCATCATGCCCTGTCACTCGGCGTTCAACAACCGGTTTCTGCATCTTTATTGGGGATTATCTTATTTCCTGGAAAACCAAGAAACAACCTACCATTTCCAAGAGTTCGGCTGAAGCCGAATACAGGGCCCTCGCTGCCACTACCAGCGAGATCACATGGATTCAATACCTATTCAAAGACCTCCATATACCCCAACCTACACCAGCTTTCATTTATTGTGACAATCAATCTGCCATTCATATCGCAAATAACCCCACTTTTCATGAACGCACCAAACATATTGAGCTTGATTGCCACTTCATCCGTGACAAAATAAACAACTCCACAATTCGGCTTATCCCTGTTCCCAACAACCTTCAGCTCGCAGATACTTTCACCAAGCCATTGCCTTCAACAACCCTTTCCTCTCATATTGTCAAGATGTCTGTATATGATCTATACAATCAACCTTGAGGGGGGGCTATTAAGATTTAGTCATTAGTTTGTCTTTGGCTAATCCCTCTGTTTTGTATATTATGTCAGGTTGTTGTTACCCTTTTATTGTTTTTCTATCCTTTTTGTTATTTAACTAATTAGTTATTGCTAATCAATTAGTTAAGGCGGTTTAAGGATCTTTTGTCTCTACCTATATAAAGCTGGTTGTACTCTGTACCTATCATTCATTCATTCTTTAATAAATgatgtttttcttttctctaaTCCGCGTGAATAATCTCAAAACTCCAAGATATCAAGAATTTGGTCTATGTTATCTTTCATAAAATTTACTCAATAAGTTAAAAGTTACAAGATTATAAATAGGAGTCCATTGCTCACTTCAAGATTAAGATCAAGTCTCAAACAATCATCGTATGATGAATGATGAACTTCTATATTTCAGCAGAGATTATTAGAAGTTTTAATCTTTCATTATGTCTCAAGTCCTATACAATCCATTTTGTGTCAACTACAATTAGCAATCTTGTAGATTCAGATTGTCCTGTCGAACAGGAGAGTGAATAGATTGTgcatataatcttaattaatatCAAAGCtcctattttattattaatgattattgataattaattatgttatattcttaaattaaatcTGCTTATATCACTATTATAAAATGGCCCTTTAACTTCAATATTTTTAGACATTTAGCTTTGGTTTCGACTAGGGTgttcaataaaatttacaaaccgcATAACACAAATAAACCGTTCAAACCAAACCGAATAAATCGACAAAAAATACAACCTGAAATAATACAATGAAAATCCAAACCGACCAATGAATATATTAGGtggtttacaaattattctaaaccgcccaattaacccgaataaaccgaattaaaccgatttatatataagtgtatatcttatattatataaattacatttattagttaaactattttgtatttaaagtttgtacattttaatttttaacttaaaacttagattttatagttaataagttttagtgtatttggatattgaagttaaagtttaaaatctataccatattatcacttttttttattattattttattcaattattataTGTTAACTACTACAAAAAAAAGGtcttttatccctgtttttaaGGGCgttttttatcccggttttcgcTAAAATAAAAATCGGGATGTATGCTAGTGAGATAAAAGGTATttaaaaaaccgggataaaaggggtactttttatcccactttttatgAGAAAATTGGGATAAAATGTacctttttatcccactttttctataaaaattgggataaaaagtcttattttttaaTACATGCATATTCtgcctatattatatatatattaatactgcctatataatatatattttacatatatatacaattttttattggaaagcaaataaaatttattgtactaacaaaattatttacaaatgataaataaaatattttttacataCATTCATACCATtataactttatatatataaacattaaCACATAGCTAATACCATAAATCTTCCAAGTTACAAAAGTAAAGAAAATGCACAATATTCCTCCCATGAGCTATCTTTTTTCCCTTACTTTCCTATACTTGTGACTTTATCCTGAAAATtgaaagttataatatattgtaagagaaaagaaataaatttaataataacgcATTCAAACAATCGTGTGTAAAGAATAAAatcaataaactaacatgagaagATTTAATAATATCAATTGTTGTTTTCACTTCATAATCCTTATAACACaaacagaaaagaaaaaaaaaaggaaaaaatgtcATTGGTAAATTAGTTTATAAAAAACTTttgttattacaaaataatctATTGAACCTAATTTCCCTTCTAAAAACCAGAACTTCTAGGTAAAGAACTAAAGAAAAATAACAATACGATAAGCAATGTGCACAATATATGCAAATTAACAACCACCTAGAAATGATTATAATTGACTTATGCAAATTAACAACCACAACTAATTCATGTAATAACAATTCAAAGCAAAAATCAAACTACTATTAACTATATAGAGCCTTTCTCAAACATGATATAAAACTATATAAAGATTAATAAACAGAGATGATTACTCTTCGGAAATTGCAGAGTAAACAGAAAAGGCAatataaagattaataaaaCTAGCAGTGGTACTTCActattttttcttctattttttagGTGAACTAaagacaatataaatatatttattcaattaaaacTAAGTAAAGTCAATACACTAATATCGAAAACTATGGACAAGAAAATATGCAATGCGATTCTTTAGAAAAACAATCATGTCGTGCCACAAGAGAGGCATATAAAGATTAATGAAACTAGTATTGagattgtaatatttttttttatttgtttgtcttTCCTTGAGGAAAAATAAAgacaatatcaatatatttgtTCAAGAGACATGTAAAGACAAATCCTTTCAATAtgttaaaaaagttaaaaaatctCTCTGTCAAACATTTCAAGTTcacacttgtttttttttttcttttgttaaaaTTTCAAGTTCACACTTGCTGTTTTTAGGAGATCCGaaaattttcttgacattgATTAATAATAGAAATTTTCACCTTATTAAGCACCACCACACACTATTTTCACACACAAAACGAACAACGAAAAAACAGTCGTTGAACTTGCacaagcaacatcacagaaataaaaaaaaaaatatagaaatcaaataaaaattatattgaaCATCAGATCGACATAGAAAAAACTTGGAACCAAGATATAATCCCTAACTTTCAGCAAAAAAACAAAACGATATAATCTCAAATTAGTAACTATATTAGGgttcaaaattcaaaaattgagaGTAGTATGTATGAATGAACACTGAAGCACAATCATGAATCAATAACCTTGATGGTTCTTAaactcctctttttttttttttttaacacaaAAAACAACAATGTTGATTAACATTATAAATGTGAACCAAACCcaagaaaataaaacaaattactaCTTCTAATGAATTCAATAACCATACTTTATTTCAAATCATTTCATACTCTAAAATCATGCTCACTTGTCAATAAAAATCCAAAAACCTATACATATGCAACTAAAGGGAAAAGGGTTGTTATGAGCTAACCTTGTGGCTTGCCCTTGACACTAGGCAACAGAAAAGAGAAAGACAATGGTTGGAGCTTATATCGTCCTTCATAGCAATTGTTTCAATAActgtcaattatatatatatatatggagtaccttaattatatatttacttatctatatgtatatgtaCAGGTACCTTCAAGAATAGCAAAAATATTGATATTGAGCTTAAGATTCCAAAAGGAAATGATAGCTTTGAGACAAATAAGGAAATTTTCAATGGCCATAATACAGTTCAATCAGCCCATTTCTTGTCCTTGCTCTTATTTAAAAAACCATAACCTACCAATcatcaatttgaaaaaaaaacaaaaaatccgTAGAGAACAATAAAAGAAACATTCAAAGTAAAGGAAACAAAACAAGTAGGCATAAGGCAAACACCAAGCATgcatgagttttttttttttgaaataaagcgTTAGATAGATATCAAAATTAGACCTCACGATCATTACAAAGGATAGTATCAGGTATTGCGGAGGGTTTCACAAAACCTGAGATGTTCTGGGCGAACGCCCaattagccacattatgggcagCAAAATTACAACAACGCGGAATAAACGAAAAATTACAAGAATGACTTACTATGGGCATGCATGAGTTACTCCTACTACATTTTATATAAATCCACACCAAACCACTAAAAGTTTCAATTAAAATTTCCCATATCAGAATGACTTACCATAGTTCCAAGAAGAGTCTCGCTGAATCTTTGAATTTTAAGATTTTTGGTAACTATGTAATTATCACTTTCACCATTGATCATTGGAATTGAATATGCCTTCCTATGATTATCATTCACTCTCTTTCCTTCTATtttgtttcttcttcaataattacagaaaaaaaaaataaccggagaagaaaataattaaaaattttaaaattgattaaacaTGACCTTAAACATTATTAACTTAGAAAATTAATCAACGTAAAGTGTGGCCCAACTAGTAAAGAAAGACCATAAGCAATCTACTCTTTCTCTATATGTATAAAGCcaacaattttaaaaactagTAACACCTACTAGTTCAATAGATAATTGATTTATTACTGGAAATTGAAAGTCACCTCATTATCTTGAAATATTTCTAATGCTTGATTGCATGCCTCACATACATGATTGAAACCTAATGATGGGCATTTCAAAATATTGCTCCTAATCAAATATAATATCTTAGCGGAAACAAATtttacttatttatatatacacatcGGTTCTTTCAACAAGATTCATCTAcacatttcaaattaaaaaaaaaatagccacCTTATATTGTGGTCATTTCAAGAGATTTTCATAGATAAGGTATGAGTacaatattttgaatagaattagaaaagtaaataaagaaaaattaaagctCACCTTCCTGCGATTTCTTGGTATGTACTGATGAAACACATTTTATAAAGCTTGTTGAAAGGACATCATGTTCTTTTATGAATACCTCACATTACATTGCAATTATTCTGTGACAATTTACATCCATATTAAAACTAGTCATAAGTATGTATCAAATTAAAATAGCATAGCAAATTAAGTTTTGAATAGCAATACTTTCAAATTAAAACACACGAATTCTATGAGTACCTTTACAAAAGTCATAAAATGGCAATCACTCTTATGCATAAAGTAGAGTCCATAATATGTTATAAGTAAAtgaacaaaattattttatctttgaGATAATAATTTTAGGCTACTTCAAACAATAATACAAATAAAACACAAACTTAATAATCTTGTTAGTTTGACTATCTCTTGAAACAAATTTACAATAAATTGGAGCAATAAGTATAGCAGTATTCTACTTGTCACTAGTAAGCATTAGAATTTCATTCCTTCGTTTCTCAAGTTTCTAGTGTTTCTAGTTCACAAAATTTGAAGCAAAATTATTCAAGCTTACATGTTGTCAATACTTCCCCCTGAGCACAAGCTACTGCTGCTCTAACTTCTTCCTAGAGACCCTTCGGTTGATAAAATTATATAGAATATAATAAAGAAACAGCCATGAAAGTAGcaacaagagaaaaaaaaaatattattgcaGAGACAAGTCACACTCGCAGAAGATGTACAACAATTGGCAAAGGGAGCTCATaaaaaattctatcaataactcattcaaatattataaaaaacaaATCTTTAAGAACtaaaaaggtaaaaaaaatGATTCATAATAAATAATCCCTAAACTAGAAGAcattattaacaaaaaaatcaggttttatattttcttgaaCCCAGAAAAAAATGGTGGAAAATGCAAAATAgggaaaaataataaagaaacaaaGTTTACCTTTAACCGTTTGAGCAGCTGGGTTTGGGCGATTCTGGTATGGGCGAGATGGAGGCTAACATGGGTTTGCTGGCGAGGGTTTCTGGGTTTGGGCGAGGGTTTCTGAGTTTGGGAGGGTTTCTGTTGAGGTTAGAGCAGAGATATATGCGATTTCGCGAGATGAAATTGTTTTTAGGGAAACACTTTCTATCCCAGTTTTTAGttaaaaactgggataaaagggTTTCATACTAAACCCTTTGATCCAAACTAAAAATCGGGATAAACAGTTTCCCTAAAAATCTTAATCCCCGTTTGGCTAACCCATAAAAATCGAATCTTGAACTTATTTTTTTacctttgatatttttttttcaacgtTCTACCAAACAGGGCCCTTGTCTAAAATTTTTTTTGCTCCATATTTGAGGCTCCAAATCTAAAAGTGGGATAGAAAGTCTCAATATATCTTTTattccattttttatttttgttaactaaaaaagtgggataaaaggtcCCCTTTCTTGTAATGgtactcaattatatttatcttatattaaagttcttaaaattaatttaaactacaCCATTTTTTAgcttgaaatataaataatatattttttatttttttttaaaaaatttaattacttcAATTCTAGAAACTAACAAtatcaattataaaaaaaataaaaaaagaagaacagtttggacgggttaacccgaccaaaccgacaaaattattgggcgggttgaactttttctaaatttttattgGGCGGGTTACGATTAAATATTTGCAACCCGATATTTATATTGGGTTAGTAAAAATATGctataacccgaccaaaccaaCCGACGTATACAGAAACTTTTGACAAATCTCGCAATCGAAGGCATTCCAAACAGAAggggtcaaaaaaaaaaaaactaaaggcAAAATAACCGAAGCCTTAGAGGTTTcacacaataatttttttagataaatatatgtaaataaatataagagtaatttgcggcataacctccttaagtggccaggtttttgcaactaacccccaattctaaaattttggtggtaaaacctcctaaactagtgttctgttagcacttagccctttccatccatttttggctgttaactgccatggtggaatgtccacgtgtatacaatgtacacgtggcacaattttattggttcatgtaaataaatatttaaaaaaataaaaaaaataattatttcaaaaataaaaaataaaaaaaactcattttctttaaaaattaaaaaatttaaaattaaaaaaaaaatttaaaaattaaaaattaaaaaaaaccctaataaCCCTATCCCATACCCACGCcctcctcctccttcttcttcttcttctctgctAAGACAAACATACCCAGAATATTAATGTTTGGCAAGTGAGAAAGATCGGCCAGAGAAAATTCATCCCCACCCAAGAAACGAATCTCCCCGAGTCTCTTATCGTAAAGCTGTAGAACCTTACCCAACTTATCTTCGTTCTCTTTAATGGCATAAGGGTTTTGTTTGATCTTCATCAAAGGGGCGAACGCAAGCTGAAACCTCTTCGGAAATTTCATTCTCTTCTTTCAACAAATTCACAAACTCCTTAAACGCAATCTCTCTTAGATTCTCCGGGTCCTTTGAGACCAACAAAACCCCATTATTCCAACCCTTTTCCTTACTGCCTCTTTTACGAGAAACCCTTAAATCGTTACCCAATTCGGCATCGTTAAATGCCAGATTGGGCAGTAAAACCGACGAAGAATCCAACTGGGTCGTAGTGTTCTTCCTATTCTCAGATATAATATTAAGCAAATGAAGAACTGCCCACTTGTTATTAACACTTCCAGGACCAGTTTCAGATTCGAATTTGTTGTAAAGCTCGGAAAAAGTGAGggctgttgggaattattttaccaggatcttagatctactcacaagtatgtttattaacatcctaaatatgaactttctaaaacgataaaataaacacatataaagttaagaaaaccttacattgatgcagcggaataaatgtctccttccactcagatctctaacccttgattcctttacgtagcagtataatcaagatctgagcccgaatctccttcttcttcaagctttgatccttcacagtcttccaatctatgattgagttactgcttgctgtgtgtgggcacttactctttcactagggtcacgaaaaagatgaagggaaaagagagagagagagatttcggccaaggtagagagtgaggaaggctcagttttctgaagagagaaatttctgtcagaaagacttatgaaagcatgtgttgtgaatgagccatcactttctatttataggcaactactaggtctaggtttagaattatttggcattaaaataatgaaaataataatttgaaaaatcatcattaagtggccggccatatggtgctattgggccttacttaattttgcaattttatcaaattttatctctattttctcagaaacgccaattttccaattctaaccttttaaatgccaaaactaattatttaataactaaaatagattattaaataatattgtcatttaatttaattattaattatacatataaagtctattaataaataaataaacctagaaaactcttttccttacaatttcacccctgaatagtgaaaattcataaaattagacatagtctaactttagaattataattgatcaatcacgaatcaattaatgagtcttacaagcagaatgttctcaactagaatggggaccatggatctatatgctgagcttccaataagtgaaccaaatttaccaagtaaattcctacttattaattcttcgttgaatccactcttagaacttagaattgcactctcagacttatatagagcatattgtatgtttcacgataccaatatactatctcatttaaccattgttataatcttattgtgatttaaagatcctctatacagatgatttacatcgagatgggatttctttaccgttctcacccctcaatgtattttgccccttaaaacacttagctacctgtaaatggtgtttagtgatctaataattagtcagttaaacaagagctcatccatttacttctatttgctaagctcgaagggaatcatcacttaacttctatacaccagtataagctatagattccatatttatgttcaccactcccactcaatcatactatcatgttcccaaaatatacgtatcaccctgacccaaaggtaggcttaactaataaatctaagaacatgaatagtactcctgagttgagcccaagcatatcaggatttagattctttttaatcttaagatcaactactgatatattgacttggaaagatatgtataacggtaagtttgtaatatcttaacttagttgcaatatcggtccagtccaatgtatactccatacattcgaaactagtatactttactaatgtcctggaaagaacataacacttactccaagtgtaagtacacatcatcgctgattatcacattagtgtaaatccaataacactgatgtaacagggaccaaaacttttgatgcatatgatcacaatcacattccactgtgttgacgatactgtaattgtgaataaacatatgatctggatttaactgattttgtgtgtatgaatgtaataaacatattaaacatattaaaccattagcatgtaaaattcatgcaaacatcaatcacttcaaatttcttatgttgattactaatcagattgtaaagagttttatttagggcataaaacccaacaaactcccacttgcactaatataaaacaaactgtgcaaataggtcaatctgatgtcttgatcttcagatcaagtgtagtatatttgaatccacccaaacttctggaaactagttcataaatactcttatgaaacatcctttactatatgctttactcatcaagggatactgaaatatttactgttttaaaagtacatctgaattaacagaggacatatctctcatattttaaaatatgtaattgagataatacagtgtagacttttcttcagtgatataactttatggtattttcgaatagaccaagttgtAGTTCttttctggtagagcttgaattattatacaataattcctccacccccaaagtaagcaccatcttatagaaatcgaaattagatggtgagatacaaagacaactgatacacagttccttaatatctaacatatagatcactttcataaatccttcttgaatatcttctaatgttcccaatttgattacatctcagatagctcccactcaatagcagatgtctggttaaataatacttttaacctctgattgtttggagagttacctagttgtgacttttgtattagtctaaaactttaagtcaagactaagtcatcaacataacagactagtatttgaagtgaaaaatacatgccagagattaaagtaatcaaaattaagataccatcaaattttatgaggatttagaattcttggttcaagtcattcgaatggactgaaatagagttctttatcttattctcataattctgataagctatacctatccatgtgaatggttagatttgcttttcagaagtgttcttaagtacctatcacaattatcaacctaatgaagatgggtatagaactttaaaattctcccactcaattaaggtagtgtgaaactttaacaaagaacttacaaaggtatcaaacttttacttacaatagtaaaatcgaaatggaacatacaatcaagatcaagaatttatattgacaatagctgactcattatattacttctatgtttaaacaagatatgtgtttcatagggaattgtggaatagactccacccctaagaatatacatatagggtactatggataacctccacccctaagtatatagagattatgatccattcctaaaggttgtaaagatcgtgattctctaagtgtgatagagtttatgtggagttgaatactatccagagttcattagatataaaagatcgttgaactgcatagttttcttaacttttctccacccctatcagatcaaaatatccttttattaaacaaattcttaataattgtattagaattaacaattattaataaacatagaaataatttctagtgtttatttaacataactctatgaagagttgtaaatattatagaatttgcatcaataataaaaacacttacacatacaaacatacaaatataatgtggtaataattgatgaagataaattaaatgaagctcaatctcataaattgcaatagtgatttcgaaaataagaaactttattaataaaaaaatgtattgcaacaatgtgagagaaacagggataaatatccctaactaaaatttgaaatccaaattgtttttaaactaaaacaattaattcaaaaaattgaagagcttcatcttcatctggacgatttcacccttggtccagctttctgatccaactcaattgagttcaagtagctgggcctataagaagaagaaaacaaataaacaaagtttagtccaaaatcataaatccaattggataataattcactaaacttttaaagtttataaatggaaataccttgtttctttgcaagaagtttaggacactggggtttccaatgacctttctcattgcagtagaaacactttcctttaagtgtagcatcaccagaaggagcagcctttttcatggctttggctcgcttcttggtgttcttccacttcttcttcgatttgggctttgaagcagatgcaacatttgcttcaggttttatcgtcccattaccattaccaggattatgaggtttacacactttcttcttgggtcctccaatcaaattttcataagtttgaaggtcattgactaattcatgaaagtcaatttccttcttattcatgacataatttgatgtgtatggtagaaatgctggagtcaggctattcaagataagactaacttgagtagcactgtccatttcagcaccatgatcctgggcttcttggaaataactggacatgaggaggacatgatcacgcacgttttgatgaggttccatccgtgcattgatgtacttcttagtcgcgtcaaagcgtgactgaagtgatgccttaccgaatagctcatttaacttcgtcacaacttcagcagccttctcggttttagaaaaccgagttttgagggtgtcaaccatgctagaaagcataaagtatagagctttgtcatttgccttctgccaacgctcatacttttctttcacagctttggatgcattatccctgtgcacttcgtgtgacggctcagttaaaacaaacaaggcactttctcctatgagagcaatattaatgttctcattctatttattaaagttagatccattcagcttattttcagtcaacagtgataacatgggattcattttgacaaaacaggatactacaaaataatagaaatcaacaaatagaaattaataatggtttaacacacaaaatcaattcagaaattataagcacatagcaagtaggaatgatatgagaaaatacttaaaaaattcaatcctaaataatttccaaggttttcaacaaactgatatcagtgtcccgtttaggcgagagtcaaagctaccatccattgaatagagttgtcagctcatctaaaatgttaaacattctagcaaccttttattcgatcaagatcagaatccagcgttgtcccgtttaggcgagagtcaaggctattctatctcatgagcttctaccattgtttcgcaatttgcaagtcaaatatggtcgcaccattagggtgatctataccatataaaacacttacaaaccacttatcatgcgagattaaacgatgcgaaattgctaatgaacgttcctccattagggaggattactcactaaaacaaacgaggtgtaaaacccacaatggagatcgaatatcttaataataataaagctcattgtttaaaat
This window harbors:
- the LOC133032160 gene encoding uncharacterized mitochondrial protein AtMg00810-like, producing MVTFKLLIAVSTIKNWHMLQIDIDNAFLNGDLLEEVYMKLPPGLTLPPSISADSNPVCKLHKSIYGLRQSSRQWYKNLSDALLQEGFHQSQADYTLFTRGSEDQFIALLVYVDDIVLTGPNLDVLHQVQSSLYQKFKLKTLGPLRYFLGFEIARSKDGLFLSQRKYTIQLLEDTGYVGCKPAKTAMDPRTKLDDQQGDLLTNPSAYRQIIGKLLYLTLSRPDITFAVNCLSQFMSNPRSPHLQALNHLLRYLKGNLGQGLLYSPTSSLHLRGFSDSDWASCPVTRRSTTGFCIFIGDYLISWKTKKQPTISKSSAEAEYRALAATTSEITWIQYLFKDLHIPQPTPAFIYCDNQSAIHIANNPTFHERTKHIELDCHFIRDKINNSTIRLIPVPNNLQLADTFTKPLPSTTLSSHIVKMSVYDLYNQP